Within the Actinomycetota bacterium genome, the region CACGGTGGCGCGGAGCAGCAGTCCCGCGCAGGGCCAGGTCGCGGTACCAGGGATCTCCAGGTCGACCGGTGATGGTGGGGCCACGTCGGCAGGGACGGCTGCGATCCAGCCACCGCCGCGCGTGACGGTGGCACCGGGAACGTCCACGGCCGAACCCCCATCGAGGTCCAGGACGGCGGCGACGTGGGCAGCGGTCACCGGGACGTCGCTCGCGCGGACCTCACCCAGCAGGCGGCGCACGACGCGCCCGCCGATCGCCGGGTCGAGGCCCACCAGGTCGTCGGTGGGCACCGCCCGGGCAGGCCCGTAGGGGCGGACGACCGCGGCAGCGACCCGCGCGGCTTCCGATTCGAGGTAGCAGGCGTCGTCGCGGGCCAGGTCGGCCAGCCGTGCCAGAGCGCCGATCGGGTCGGAGGCCACCGCCTGCAGGCCCGGCACGACGTGGTGACGGACCCGGACACGGCGAACGTCCAGATCGAGGTTGGTGGGATCCTCGACCGCGTGCAGACCCTCCAATGCCACGAACCGCCGGACGTCGCTGCGTCGGACGCGGAGCAGCGGGCGGACGACGCGGCCGCGCACCGGCGCCATGCCCCCCAGGCCGGTCAAGCCGGTGCCGCGGGCCAGGCGCAGCAGCAGCGTCTCGGCCTGGTCGTCGGCGGTGTGGCCCACGAGCAACCAACACGGGCCATCCCGGTCGGCGACCACCGCAGCGCCCAGCCGGGCCAACGCCGCGTACCGGGCGACGCGGGCGGCGGCCTCCAAACCGTGGCCCCCACGACGGACCGTGACCTCCGAGACCCGCAGGGGGAGCCCGAGCGCGGCGGACAGTGCGTGGACGGCGGCGACGTCGGCGCGGTCGTCGCGCAGGCCGTGGCGGATGTGACCGAGCGTGAGAGCGACGTCTGGCCGCGTTTCTTGGGCGAGCGCCACCAGCGCGGTCGAGTCGGGGCCACCGGACACCGCCACGAGCGCCGCGGCGCCCGCCTCCAGGGGTGCCAGGGCGCGGGTCACCTCCTCCACCAGCTCTTGGCGCTGCAGGCCGGCACGGAGCGGGCCGGGCGCGACCCGCCGGCCGCGGGGGGCGCGTGGGGATGGGGTCACGCCGCCGACGGTACTTGGAGACGGCCCGCTCGTTGGCGTCGAGGTCCGGGCGATCAGTTGCGCGGTGACGCCCCGCCGTGGACACGCGTCAGCCACGCGTCGGGGTCGGCGATCTCCGCCGCTGACGGCAGCGCATCCGGCCCGTCGAAGGCGCGGTTGAGCCCCGCCGTCCCGACCCGATCGACGACCGTGCGGACGAACGACTCGCCGTCGAGGTACTGGCGGCGCTTCATCTCCAGTCCCGTCACCGCCGTGATCAGCCGGGTGCCGAGATCCCGGCGGCGTCGCTCCAGCGCCTGGCGCACCCGGTCGGGGTCCATCACCAGGTCGTCGGCCGCTTCGTACATCGTGGCGTTGCCGTGGCCCTCCAGCAGGCTCATCAGCGCCTGCGCCTCCACGACCACGGCGCGCTGCTCGTCGGTCAGGACCAGTTGCAGCAGGGGCGTGAGCGTCGCGTCGTCGCGGAGCGCCCGCACGACGTCCGGCAGTCGCCCGACGATGTCCAGGACCGCCGATGGGTCCAGCCGGGTGGCCGACAGGTAGCGGTCCAACAGGCCGCGCAGGTGGTCGCCGAGCCACGGCACCCCGTCGAACTGGAGGCGGTGGGCCAGCTCGTGCAGCAGGACCGTGCGACGCACGTCGTCGGCGACCGCGCCGTACCGCTCGGACAGCTCCAAGACGTTCGGCCCGACCAGCACCAGCTGCGCCTGTCCGGGACCGCCCAGAGGCAGGATGTACTGGCCGAGCACCTTGGTGGACAGCAGGCCCAGCAGCGCGCCCAGCTGCACGCCGAGGATCTGGCTCCCGACCCACCGGCCGGTTGCCGTGCGCTGGAGACGCTCGGCGAGCGGTTCCAGGGCTCCGCGGAGACCGATCAGGTTGGCCTGCACCCACCCCATGCGGCTCACCACTCGCACCCGGGTGGGCGACAGGTCGCGGCCGAGCCCGGTCCAGGCGCGGGCCGCGGCGTCGGCCACCGCCGTGTCGCGAGCGATCGCGGAGCGCAGCCGCGCGGCGGCCGCAGGGTCGCGACGTCCGGGTGTGGCCACGACCGCGGCGATCCGGAGCGAGATCGCCTCGTCGATCAGTCGCGCTGGGCCGTCGGTCGCCGGGTCCGGCACGAGGTCAGCGCCCCTCCGGCTGTCGGTTGCGGACCATCGTGACGTAGATGAAGCCGAGCGCTGCGAGCATCAGCACAGTGACGACCGTGAGGAGGACCCCCATCCACAAGGTCCACGACGGCTTGAACTCGGTGGGCGCGAAGCTGTTCTCCGGGTTGGGGTCGGGACCGGGGAGCTGGCCTTCCTCGGTGGTTGGTCCACCACCGCCGGTGGTGTCCCCGCCGGTGGTCTCGCCGCCGCCTGCGCCTCCTCCGGTCTGGCCGCCTCCTCCGGTCTGGCCGCCTCCCCCGCCCTCTACGGCGAGGACCTCACGCCCCTCCACGGCCGCGTGGGCTGGAGTGGCAGCAGCGGCCACCGCGGTGATCGCCAACAGCCCTGCGAGCACCACCGCAGGCGCCGGGCGACGCAGCGCGGTGGACATCGGTGAGGCGACCTCCCTGGGCGGTGGCGCCGCCGGAGCCTACCAGCGCCCCGCGCGGCACCTGCCGGCGCTCCGCGGCATCGTCTCGCCGCGTGACGCGAGCCGCCAGCGCGGCCGCAACCGCCTAGCGCAGTACGTCGGCCAGGCCGGCCTCGACCGCGGTCGACACCGCCGCAGCGCCACCCAGGACGTACACGGCCTCGACCCGCGATCGGTGTGTGCGCAGCCACGCGGCCGGTGTGGGGTGCAGCCGGTCGCCGGTGGTGAGCACCACCGGCGAGCGGAGCACGCCGGCCAGCGCCCCGCCGGCCAGCGCGTCGGGGTAGTTGTAGGCGGTCGCCACCTGGACGTGGCCGGGTGTCAGACCGTTGGAGAGGGCGAAGTCGGCGACAGCGACGGCGGTCTCCAGTCGGGATGGGCCCGCCAGCCGCCCCGCCGGCGGGGCGCCGACGTTGGCCAGCTGGCTGGCGACCGCCTCCGAGACCGCCCTGGGACCTCCGATCACCAGGGTCCGCCGGATCCCCAGCTCCTGGAGGACGCCTGCGGTGCCCTGCGACAGTTGGGAGGGATCGGTGTACAGCACGGGCCAGCCGGTCACGGCCGAGACGGCGGACACGGCGAGCGCGTCGGGGTAGTCGGTGACCGTGGTGACGAGCGCCGTGGATGGCCGGGTGGGCAGCGCCCGGGCGACAGCCGCGGCGCTGGCGACGTGGTCACCACCACCGAGGACGACCGCCTGCACGCCGAGGCTCGCGACCGCGTCACGCACCGCCGGACTGAAGGCACCGACCAGGTACACCGTCTTCCCGGAGCGTGCCGGCCCGAGCGCCCGCTCCAACGCCCCGCGTGCATCGCCGTCCAGCGTGTCGGTGCTCGACAGCACCGTCGGCCCACCGAGCGCCCCCGCTAGGGCGGCGCCGGCCAGGGCGCCGCGGAAGTCGCCGGAGGGTGCGACCACCGCCCCGCGCGCTGTCCCTGGCGTGACGCCGAAGTCGGCGATCGCCCGGGCGGTCGCGACCCGGTTGGGGCCGGCGAGGCGGAACTGGGCGGCCTGCGGCGGTGCCGCGCCCGGCTCGAGCCGCAGGAAGTTCTGTGTGGCGAACAGGCGGTCCGCACCCGTCACGACGCCGACGCCGATGTGGGCGTAGTTGCGGCTCAAGATGTTCGCGCGGTGGGTCGGTGACTCCATCAGGGCCAGGTGCACGGCGGGGACGGTCGGGCCCACGCCGACGTTCTCACCGATCTCCGCCCAGTTGGGGAAGACCGCTTCGACGTCCTGCTGGAGCCGTTGGTTGTGGAAGATCCGACCCTCGGCCATCATCCGCTGGCTGTGTCGCCGCGCCACCGTCCGTAGCGCGTCGGAGTGGGACAGGCTCGGAAGACCTCGCCCGGACCGTTCCGCGTTGAGCAGGCGACCGAACTCGGCTTCTTGAGCGGAGTGGAACTCGGTCGCCAGCGCTGCCGACAGTTCGGACCACGCCACCACACTGGTCAGCAGCAGCAGGAAGGCGAACGGGCGGGCGACCCGCCGGATCGATGCGATGCCGCCGGTGCGGCCTGTGAACAGACGTGGTTTCACGGGGTTGCTCCGTTGACGGTGACGACCTCACGGCCGAGGACGGCGGCGGTCGCCGCTTGGTAGCTGCGGACGGCTTGCTCATCTCCAGGGACGGTCAGGACCTCCGCGTGGACGGTGTCGTGCGAGACGGTCAGGCGGTGATCGGCCAGCAGCTGGCGCACGCTCGCGACGGCGCGCTCGGCCAGCAACGCAACGCCGGCCCGTCCGGTCTCGGGCAGCACCACGACGACGTCCTCCCGGGACGGGAACGCGACGCGGTTGATCAGGTCGGTGGTGCGGACGCTGCGCTCCAAGGACTGGCAGGTCCGGCGCAGGGCGCGGGCTGCCCGCCGCCCATCGACGGGGGCGAACGCGGCGTCCTCGAGGTGGACGACGACCAGCGAGAAGACCGACCCGTAGCGGGCGGCACGCTCGAGCTCACGGTCGAGCACCGACGTCAGCGCCCGAGCGTTGCCGACCCCCGTGTCGTCGTCGACCTCGTCGTACAGCTCGAGCTTGCGCAGGCCCTGGGCGAGCACGTCGTTGGCCCAGCCACCGAAGACACCGAACCCGGCGTACAGCAGCACGCGCACCGACACGGGCGCCAAGAAGTCGGCCGCCGGCAGGCCACCGAGCGTGGACAAACGCACCGCGACGTACAACACGGAGACGGCAACAGCCGCTGCGACGCCTCCCGCGACGCGACCTAGCACCAGGCCGGCCAGCACCGGCAGGAACAGGACCGTCGCCCCGACCTCGACGACGTCCGCGCCGCGGTAGAACGACGCGATCGCGACGCCGCAGATCAGCGCCGCACCGAACCCGAGGACGACCACCCGCGCTTGGGGGTAGGTCAACGTCCCCATCGCCACTGCCTCCCGCAACGACCCATGTCCCAGCAAGACGGAGCGTGACGGGGTGTCACGCTTGGTGTCACGCTTGGTGTCACGCTGGGTGGTTGTCGGCAGGCTGGGCCGGCGCCTTGAGCCAGAATGTCCGATTCAGTCCGGCGTCCGGCTGACGAGGGGCGCGTTCACGTCGTCGGACCAACGCCCGAAGGGGTCTGTGCGAAGCCGCGCGAGAGGGTCGAGACGGAACCCGTTAGACGACGTGGCCTAGCACGGACGCCTGCAGCTACGGGCGATCCTCGTGGCCGTCGGGCGCCCGACCGCCAGCGTCCTCGCCCGTCGGCGGCGGCGCCCCCGTCCGAGGCGGCGGCGGGACGGCCGGGACGTACTCGGCGTCCTCGTCGAGCTCCGTCCCCGTCTCGGGTCCGTCGGCGTCGAGGGCCGGAGGCGCGGGCGGTTCAGCGGGGTCCTCTGCGATCTGCGTCGGACCGTCGGTGTGGGTGTCGAGCTCCGTGACGATCCGGTCGACCCCGAGGAGGTGCGCGAGCGGGGCGTTGCGGGGATCCTCGGTCATGCGAGCCAGCAGTGACCCGGACGGGCCCGATCGCCGCAGGACATCGAGCGGATCGTCTGTGGTCTGAGCCGCCTCGTCGGCGCTCTGGTCGGCCGCCGGCGGGCTCGACCCCGCTGGCGTCTCGGCCGCGGGATCCGCAGACGGCGCTTCGACCGCTGGCTGGCCCGCAGGCGCCGCTGCCGTGCGTGACCCATCGCCGTGGCCGGCGACGAGCTCGGGGGCCACCATCCGCTCAGGCGGGGTGACCAGCGCCACGGCGAGGGCGGCCAGGACGGTCACCGCGGTGGCGAGCGTCCGCAGCGGTGCAGGGATCCGCGACGGACGAGGGCGGGTGTCGCGGGCCGCCGCAGCCAGGATGCACTCGGTCTCGCGTTCGACGACCGCGGCGGCGACCGCGGCGGTCAGTGCCTCCTCGAGCTCACGCAGCCGGGCGCGGCGGCGCTGCAACACGCGGCGAGCCTCATCGACCTTCCCAGCGTCGCGGAGCAGGAGGGTGGTGAGCAGATCCTCGCTCAGCTCGTCGTGGAAGCTGCGTAGCGCGTCGTCCAGGGCGTGGTGGAGCCGTGCGACGGCGATCTGGGACGGCGGCGTGGTGGGCGGGACCGGTCGTCCCCGCCGTTCATCGTGCTGAGCGTTCGCCACGTCATCCCTCCGCCGACAGTGAAGCTCGCCGACGTAGGTTTCGCCACGGCCGGCGCCGTTTCCTGCCAGTAGCCCGAATCGGACAACTGGACGTCCGCGGCTCAGCCGGTGGATCGATCGCTGGGGACGAACAGGTAGTTGTTCGCCTCGGCCGTGACCCGCTCGCAGCGCTGCAGACCAACAGGCGTCAGCCTGTGCATCGTGTAACCGCGCTGAGCGAACCATCCGTGGACCTCGTCCGGATCCCGGCCGTACTTGGCGGTGTGGCGGGCTTCGATCTCGCACAGGACGGGCGGCCGGTCCCGTGCGATCGTCGCCGCTGCACCGCGCAGGACGCGCAGCTCCGCACCTTCCACATCGATCTTCACGA harbors:
- a CDS encoding cell wall-binding repeat-containing protein — encoded protein: MKPRLFTGRTGGIASIRRVARPFAFLLLLTSVVAWSELSAALATEFHSAQEAEFGRLLNAERSGRGLPSLSHSDALRTVARRHSQRMMAEGRIFHNQRLQQDVEAVFPNWAEIGENVGVGPTVPAVHLALMESPTHRANILSRNYAHIGVGVVTGADRLFATQNFLRLEPGAAPPQAAQFRLAGPNRVATARAIADFGVTPGTARGAVVAPSGDFRGALAGAALAGALGGPTVLSSTDTLDGDARGALERALGPARSGKTVYLVGAFSPAVRDAVASLGVQAVVLGGGDHVASAAAVARALPTRPSTALVTTVTDYPDALAVSAVSAVTGWPVLYTDPSQLSQGTAGVLQELGIRRTLVIGGPRAVSEAVASQLANVGAPPAGRLAGPSRLETAVAVADFALSNGLTPGHVQVATAYNYPDALAGGALAGVLRSPVVLTTGDRLHPTPAAWLRTHRSRVEAVYVLGGAAAVSTAVEAGLADVLR
- a CDS encoding zinc-dependent metalloprotease; amino-acid sequence: MPDPATDGPARLIDEAISLRIAAVVATPGRRDPAAAARLRSAIARDTAVADAAARAWTGLGRDLSPTRVRVVSRMGWVQANLIGLRGALEPLAERLQRTATGRWVGSQILGVQLGALLGLLSTKVLGQYILPLGGPGQAQLVLVGPNVLELSERYGAVADDVRRTVLLHELAHRLQFDGVPWLGDHLRGLLDRYLSATRLDPSAVLDIVGRLPDVVRALRDDATLTPLLQLVLTDEQRAVVVEAQALMSLLEGHGNATMYEAADDLVMDPDRVRQALERRRRDLGTRLITAVTGLEMKRRQYLDGESFVRTVVDRVGTAGLNRAFDGPDALPSAAEIADPDAWLTRVHGGASPRN
- a CDS encoding GGDEF domain-containing protein, with amino-acid sequence MGTLTYPQARVVVLGFGAALICGVAIASFYRGADVVEVGATVLFLPVLAGLVLGRVAGGVAAAVAVSVLYVAVRLSTLGGLPAADFLAPVSVRVLLYAGFGVFGGWANDVLAQGLRKLELYDEVDDDTGVGNARALTSVLDRELERAARYGSVFSLVVVHLEDAAFAPVDGRRAARALRRTCQSLERSVRTTDLINRVAFPSREDVVVVLPETGRAGVALLAERAVASVRQLLADHRLTVSHDTVHAEVLTVPGDEQAVRSYQAATAAVLGREVVTVNGATP
- the tilS gene encoding tRNA lysidine(34) synthetase TilS, with the protein product MTPSPRAPRGRRVAPGPLRAGLQRQELVEEVTRALAPLEAGAAALVAVSGGPDSTALVALAQETRPDVALTLGHIRHGLRDDRADVAAVHALSAALGLPLRVSEVTVRRGGHGLEAAARVARYAALARLGAAVVADRDGPCWLLVGHTADDQAETLLLRLARGTGLTGLGGMAPVRGRVVRPLLRVRRSDVRRFVALEGLHAVEDPTNLDLDVRRVRVRHHVVPGLQAVASDPIGALARLADLARDDACYLESEAARVAAAVVRPYGPARAVPTDDLVGLDPAIGGRVVRRLLGEVRASDVPVTAAHVAAVLDLDGGSAVDVPGATVTRGGGWIAAVPADVAPPSPVDLEIPGTATWPCAGLLLRATVAGTGPGGQLPLALDVPWRPPSRDVAPSAIPPGGDPALAHLVLPAAVTDRALIVRGRRPGDRVTTAAGTRKLQDLLVDAGVPRAVRDLLPVVVAGDGTILWVPGVVADAAAAAAGREAPAVELAVEV